Part of the candidate division WOR-3 bacterium genome, GCGTCCGTTAGGGAAAGGTGGTCCAGTTCGGAAGGTTTTTCGCGCACCACATTCATAATTAAAATGTCCGCCTGATAAGCCGGGATTAATTCTGGGAAATATTTCGTATCCGCAATATAAGAGATCTTCGCCCGCTCGGTTTCAAACTTAAATCCGTAAGTCTCACCGCGATGGCGGTGTCTTATCGGACAGGAGAACTTCACTCCCTTAATTTCATATTCTCCTTTCTCCTGCAAAATAACAATCTTTTCTAAATAAGAGCGGAGATACTTAAAGACTACCGGGTCTTCCCCTTCAATCGCCTCCCTAGGGCAAAAAAGAACTCCTCTTTTTTTTGTCCCACCCGTCGTTAGCGCCTCAATCATAATATTCACATCACCGGAATGGTCAAGATGGCTATGGGATAAGAGAATGCCATCCAATTGGGTGGGGTCTAATTTGTGTTTACTAGAAATTATTCTTACCAGAGAACCCGGACCGGGATCAACCAAAAGGTTGGTTCCTTGCAAGGAAAACCAAATTCCACCTGATGCCCGAATCTGCTTAAAAACAACAATTCGGGCACCCCCACTACCCAAAAAGATTATGGCGTCAGCCATCAGTTAATTCTTTTTGAAGGTGATAACCAAGTTCTAAGGCGGAAAGATTTTCACTTAAATAATCCTTCGGTACTCTTTTCGCCAAAGCCTTCTTTAGAGAATCAAGATGACAAAAGCCATATCTTCTTTCTAAGATTTTAGCGATTGTTCCCAAGAGGATAATATTGGCAAAAAGCTCCCGACCTAACTTTTCCCTCGCTAACCGAGAAAAGGGTAGAAAAAAGGCGGAAGGAGAATTACTTTCCCGAACGTAAAAATCATCTAAAAGCAAAATCCCCTCTTCCTTTAAGGAAGAGAGATAATCACAATAAGCCGCTTGGGAAAGGCAGGCTAAGAGATCGACCCGCCGCGCCTTCGGAAAGAGAATCTCCCGGTCACTGATAATGACATCGGAACGGGAAGAACCGCCTCTCGCCTCCGGTCCGTAACTTTGCGTTTGGACTACATACTTTTTTTCGTAGACCCCACAACCCTCCGCTAAGATAATCCCGGCCAAAATTAAACCCTGCCCCCCACTTCCCGCTAATCTAACCTCTACCTTCATATTCCCCTTGCACATTCTTCTGATAACTTTCTAAAAACTCCTCCGCACTCGTTTCGTAAAGAACGCCAATTACAATTTTCCCTTCGGGAAATTTTTCTTCCTTCTCGCCTCGGGAAGCCACGGGTAAGGTCTTTACCTCCACACTCTTTTCCTTAAAGTATTCTAACATCTTAACCCCATCCCCAATCCGGTTCACCCGGCCGAAAAAGGTTGGACACTGGGAGATAACCTCCACCACACTAAACCCCTTCTTCTCTATCGCCTTCTTTATCATCTCTTTTAAGTGTTGGGCATGATAAGTGGTGCTTCGAGCAAAAAATACCGCTCCTGCTGCCTTACTAATCTCTAAGATATTAAATTCCCTCTCCGGATTTTTATAAGGAGTGGTGAGGGTTAAACTTCCCTGGGGGGTGGTGGGAGAAACCTGCCCCCCGGTCATTCCGTAGTTAAAATTATTAACGATGATACAAGTCAAATCAATGTTGCGGCGGGCGGCGTGGATAAAATGGGAAAGCCCGATCGCCAAGATATCACCATCCCCACCCATCACAATCACCTTCATCTCCGGTTGAGCCAACTTCACCCCAATCGCGCAGGGAATGGCCCGCCCGTGCAAGGTATGAAAGGTATCGCAGTCCAAATAACCAGGAACCCTTGAGGAGCAACCGATACCGGAAACAACGCAGATCCTCTCATTCGGCAGGTTTAAATCGGAAAAGGCGTAAACCATTGCCTTCATTATTGTGCCAATCCCACAACCAGCGCAGAGGATATGAGGAAAACGTCCATCCAGTCTTAAATAATTAAAGACCGCTTCTTTCATAAAACATCAAGAATCTCTTCTGGGGTAATCATCTCACCGTCAACCCGATTTACCGAAATCACTGGAATATCCGGATTCACTGCCCTTTCCACCTCTCCCCCTAACTGCCCCTGATTCATCTCCACTACCACAATCTTTAAGGCACTTCTTAAAAGAAGGGAAACCCTTTTCGCCGGAAAGGGCCATATAACCCGGAAGCGTAAAAAACCGATTGGCTTTTTCCTCTCTTTCTCATAAATCACCTTCGCCTCCCGCGCCGCTCGGGCGGCTGCTCCGTAGGCAACCAAACAGACCTCAGAACCCAAATCAAGATATTCCATATCCCAACCCCAGAATAAAGATAAATTATCTTCCACCTTCCTCTTTAACCTCTCCATCTTCCAGGCGATAATCTCCGGATTGTTAGTGGGAAAACCGTCCGGACGATGAGTAAGACCCGAGATGTGTATTTTGTAGCCTTCTCCGAAATGGGCAAATTCTGCATCGTAATTGTTATCTTCATCGTAGTGGAGATATTCCTCCTTCGGCTTCTTCTTTTTCTTTGGGGAATAGATCTCTACCTCCTCTGAGATCTCCACCACTTCCCGCATATGACCAACAATCTCGTCCATTAAGAGAATCACCGGCATTCGGAGATATTCCGAAAGATTTAGCGCTTTAACTGTCAGGAAGAAAGATTCGGCGACGCTATCCGGATAAAGGACAACGGAAGGGTGGTCGCCATGAGTCCCCCAACGTGCCTGCATCACATCACCCTGAGCGGGTTTTGTTGGTAAACCGGTGGCTGGTCCCCCTCTTTGCACATTCACGATTAGACAAGGAACTTCAGCCATACAAGCATACCCAATCCCTTCTTGCATTAAAGAAAAGCCCGGTCCGGAAGTGGCGGTCATCGCCTTCAAGCCACCGGCGCGGGCACCAATCACCGCGTTGATGGAGGCAATCTCATCTTCCATCTGGAGAAAAAAACCACCGACTTTTGGCAACTCCCGCGCCATAAATTCCGCAATCTCCGTAGAAGGGGTGATTGGATAGCCGGCAAAAAATCTTACTCCGGCTTTCAACGCCCCTAAGGCACAGGCTTCGTTACCGGAAAGAAGTTGCCTTTCAGCCATCTTCCCTCTTTTTCCTCTCCACCGCGATAGCAAAGTCCGGACACAAAATCTCGCATAATTGACAACCGATACATTTATCGGGGTTGATTACCTCCACCTTCAAATCTTCTCCCAAGCCCAAAGTCTGGGTAGGACAGAATCTCACGCAAATGCGACAACTCTTACAAAAGTCCTTAATGATAAAAATCTTATGCCCCTTCTTCGTCTCAATTTTCTTTTCTTCGGGTAAGACCTTTTTCACTTCACGATTTACTCCCAAACCTCTCTGTGAGTAAGTTTTTAATCTCTGACGGTTCAGAAAAGACTTCAATCCCCGCCAGTTGAAAGGCGGCGATCTTCTCCTGGGCGGTCCCTTTCCCCTGCATAATGATTGCCCCGGCGTGACCCATCCTCTTTTCTGGAGGTGCGGTCTGCCCAGCGATAAAACCGAAGACCGGCTTTTTTATCTTCTTTGCCACATATTTTGCCGCAATCTCCTCATCATCCCCCCCAATCTCGCCGACAATCACAATCGCCTTTGTCTCTTCATCCTGGGCGAATAATTTTAGGCAGTCAACAAAATCCATCCCCTTCACCATATCACCACCAATCCCCACCACACTGGAACAGCCAAAGCCACCTTCGGAGATATGATAGGCAATCTCATAAGTTAAAGTGCCAGAACGGGAGACGATCCCGCAAAAGCCTTTCTTAAAGAAGGTACTGGGCATAATTCCAACCTTTGCTTCTCCCGGATTGATTATGCCGGGACAATTTGGTCCTAAAAGGCGAGTTTTTTTCTTTTCCAAGTAAGTCTTAATCTTCATCATCTCCTGTACCGGAATCCCTTCGGTGATGACAACGATTAAAGAAATTTGGGCATCAATCGCCTCATAGATAGCGTCCGGGGCAAAAGGAGCTGGAACAAAAATGATTGAAGTATCGCATCCCTCCTTTCTCTTCGCCTCAAAGACGGTATTAAAGACAGGAATTCCGTCTAAGAAGGTGCCGCCCTTTTTGGGGCTTACTCCCGCAACCACTTTCGTTCCGTATTTCACCATCTCCCGGGTATGGAAACTGCCATCCCGACCGGTGATCCCTTGCACCAAAACTCTCGATTCTCTACTAATTAAAATCCCCATCTCACATACTTTTAGCTATTTCACTCGCCTTTTTTACCGCCTCTTTCATTGTTGGGACAAAGATTACAGGAGCATCTTTGAGGAGTGATTGGGCAATTTCGTAATTTGTGCCGACGAGCCGGACAATAATCGGTAAATTAACTCTCTTTTCCTCTAAGAAAGAGAGAATCCCCTTCGCCACATCATCACAGCGGGTAATTCCCCCAAAGATATTTAAGAGGATAACGCGAACCTTTTTATCCTTTGTGATAATCTCTAACGCCTTTTTTGTCTTCTCCGGTGAGGAAGAACCACCGATATCTAAAAAGTTAGCTGCTTGCGCTCCGTAGCGATTGATTAAATCCAAGGTGGCCATTGCCAAACCCGCACCGTTAACGATTGAGCCGATCTCTCCGGAGAGTTTCACATAGGAAAGACCTTCCTGCTTCGCCTCCGCCTCGCTCTCCTCCTCAAAAGATTTATATTCGGCCCATTCTGGATGGCGGAAAAAGGCGTTATCGTCCAAAATCATTTTGGCATCTAAGGCAAAAAATTCTCCATTTTTACTAATCACCAATGGGTTAATCTCCACTAGCTGGGCATCATAAGAGAAAAAGATCTTAGCCAAAGCCATAAGGAGAGAAGAAAATTTATTTAATAGGGCCTCTTCTTCCGAAAAGAGTTGGAAACCAACTCTTCGGCACTGATAAGGGAGAAGCCCTAAGAGGGGGTCAATAACCTCCTTTATGATGCTTTTCGGTTTCTCTTTAGCAATCTCTTCAATATCCATCCCCCCAAAGGGAGAGGCGAGGATTATCGGTTTGGCAAGCCTTCGGTCTATGATGATGCTTAAATACAACTCCCGCTCAATTTCCACCTTCTCCGAAATTAAGACCTTCTCTACGGGTAGATCCTTAATTCGTAAGGAAAAGATACTTTCTAAGGCGGTAGAAAAATCTTCCTCTTTCTCCACAATTTTTATCCCACCGGCTTTTCCTCTACCGCCCACTAAAACTTGTGCCTTCAAGACACAGGGAAAACCAATCTCTGAAACAGCACTCTTCCCTTCTTCCAAAGAAGAGACCAACCTCCCCTTGGGACAAGGAATCTTCTCTTTCCGGAAGATTTCTTTTGCCTGAAACTCGTATAACTTCATAACCAATAATTTAGGGAAAATCCGCTAAAAGTCAACATAGATTTCTAAGGGAGACGCTAAACCCTTTCCTCACCAAACAGGAATTGGTCAATTTCTTTTAAGTCCCTAATTTTCAATAACTTAATTTATTTCAAATGAATTAGTGTTAATACACCATTCTTTTACCTATTTTTTCTTCTTTTGAGTAAATTAGGGAAGGAGAATAAATCTCTTCTCTCTCCTTTTACCCTCCCTCTCTAATAATAAGAGATAAACACCGGAAGGGAGATTTTTCATAGGTAATCTCTGGGGGCGAAATGGTTCGTTGAGGAGAGTTTGGTCATAGAGAACTTTCCCTAAGATATTGACAACCTTTAAGGTATATATCCCCTCTTCGGGCAGTTGGCAGGTGATAGCGGAATTTTTCTTTGCCGGATTGGGAAAGATTTTAATTTCCCTATTCTTTTCCTCTTCTATTCCTTCTTCTATCTCAGAGGAGGGATTGACAGAAATCAAACCGATTTGGCAATCATTTCCGGGAGCAAAGTCATTAAAATAGGCGGTAGTGCATCTCCGCTGGTAGGTTCCCGGAGGACAATTTACCACCCATTCGGGAAAATTGACTAAGCTTGTAGCATAAGGATAGATGGGGTCAACAAGTACCATCGCCCGGTAAAAATTGCCAATTTGGTAATAAACCGGGCTGCCGGCAATCGCCGGCGAGTTATTGCCGATTTCTGCCTGCACCGAAACAACACTCCCGGAATCAACCGCAGCTGGGGGTTGAGTAATTGCCACGGTCCAGATATCAATCCGGGGGGTGGAGATACCGTAAAGAATGACATCGTCAAGATATACTCCGTCATAGGTTATCGTATCGTTACTTTTGAAGTGGAAGCGAATCCCATCCGCTTCCCGGGGTAAGATAAAAGAGTAGGCTGCCCATTGCTGATAGCGACCGGTGCGAGTCATAAGAATGCGCCAGGTATCTCGGAGGCGATATTTCACATAAATTGAATCCCGGCCCTGCTCTAAGTGGCGATAAAAGGAGAAACGCAAGAGTCCGTAATCGTAGTTACTAAGGTTGAAGAAGCGGTCAATCCCATTGTTTTGGTTATTATAATAACCATAACCATTAATTGGGGCACATTTGGCGCTGTAAGGCGCGCTACTATAACGATTATTTACCCTCGTCCATTGGTAATTTCCCCAAAGGGTCCAGTTGGCAGGGAAATCGTCCATCCCATCATAGAATAGGACATTTAAGGTGCGCCTTATCCCATAGGCAACCAAATCGTCAATATAAACCCCTTCCCTCTCACCGGTGCTGTCGCTACTAAAACGGAAACGAATCCGGTTAACCGAATTGGGTATCTCGGAGATTGATATGAACTGCCAGAAAGGGTAAGAACCATCCCTTTCCCAAGCAATGGTCCAAGTGGTACCATTGTCCGTAGAATAGAGGAACTCCAAAAAATCTCCCTCCTCAGTCTCCTGCCAAAGCCAAAAGGTTACGCACCCGATATCATAGTCACTAAAATTAACCCTTCTCTCCATCCACACGGAGACATTATTGTGATATTGAAGATGAGGAGTACTCTTTACAGAAAAGGAATGGGAATACCAACGACTTTCCTTTTTTGTCCAATATTCATTAGAAGTTCCGCCCAAGTTCCAAGAATCGGGAAAGGTGGAAAAGTCGTCTCCGAGGATTATCCTTTGGCTGAATAAGAGACTAAAAGAGAAAAAAAAGAAGAAAAGAAATTTATCCACTTTACCTCCACTCAATTTATCCATTACCGCCAATTATAAGGAAGAAAAGGGAAAAGTCAAAAGTGCGAAACTAATTTCCGAAGACTTTATAGCGCTGGAAAGTTTTCAGTATCAGTAGATGATCCGGAAATCAGAAAATTCACCCGTTGGCTCTTCGTATTCAATCTCTAAACCGGTAACCTTCGCACCTGGTGGACCTTCCCTTAATCTCTTGAGCCATTCCTTTATCTTTTCTTCCTCCCCCTCACCCACCGCCTCCACTCGACCATCCCAGAGGTTTCTCACCCAACCCTTAATTTTCAATGCCTGGGCTTGTCTCCGGGTGAAGTCACGAAAGAAGACACCTTGGACAATACCGGAGATATAAAGATGGACCCTCATTTTCTCAATTGCCGAAAGATCCCACGCCGTATGGTCACCCCTTGGGAATCAAAGTAGTTTAATAAGGGGAGCGCATACCGGCGGGTAGTATTTAGTTTCTCCCGATATTCCGAGACGGTAATTTCCCCTTTTTCCCTTAAGAGGTTAAGTAAAATCTCCTTTGCCCTTTCAATCGTTTCTCTGGGGAAGAGGCAATTTTCCACCTCCACCAATTCCCCCTTCTCCTTTAAGACCTCAAGCACCTTCTCTAATCTCTTCTCTTGCCAAAACTCTCTTTTTAATTCCTCCCGACTTGGCGGAGAGAATCCAGTTTTATTTAAGAAATTGATCACTTTTGCCATCAGCTCCCTTTCCTCTTTGGATAAGGAAATCTCAAAACCCCTGATTTTTACAAAATCCTCCTCTTGGGAGATGCGATTTTCGGAGATTAAGTCAGCTAATGCCTTCTCCAGAACCTCTTCCGCCATCTCCTTTGCCAACCGACTTTTCAGTTCAGCAATTCTCATCCCTTTCCGGAAAGGATTTTCCTGATGAAAGATGTGTAAAATCTTTTCCATCTTTTCCTTAGCCTCTCGGTAGCAATCAGTAGCGATGTAACCTTCCACCTGGAGGATTTTCCCTTCCTTCTGTAATTCGTTCAATTTCTCGGATAAAAAAAAGAGACCGACTCTTCTTCCCAATTCCTTCTCACTTATTGGATAAAGCCCGCGACCGCGTATCATCTCCGCTATCTGCACTTTTTTCTCTTCGGAATTTAAGAGCAAGAGATGTCTAAGGAGAGAAGGATCGTTTCTTTTCCCTCTCCTCTCAGTCAATTCTAAGACCTTGCCGCCACCAATGGTTAAAGGGGGGCTAAAACTCCGAATGACAAACCGGTCACCGACCTCCGCCACCACTAACTCTTCTGTAAAGATTTGGGCATAACCACTTTCTCCGGGTAAAAGTTCTTCTTTATCTAAGAGAATAACTCGGGCTAAGGCTTCCTTCGTTCCGATATGGAGTTTCACCGCCATCCGGTTTTTTACCGGAAAAGGGTTATCCTTTATCGTAATGAGGAAGGCATTAAGAAAATGGGTAGGATTTAGCGCGGATGGTTCAACTAAGACATCTCCTCTTAATATCTCCTCTTTCTCACCCACCAAAAGGCTGAGAGCTGCCCGTTCCCCAAGTTCCGCCTTCTCCACCGGTTTTTTGTGGATCTCAATCCTCCGCACCCGAACCGAGAAGCCTTTTGGTACCACTTCCAAGGTCTCTTCTAAGTGGCAGGAGCCGGAAAGAACTGTCCCCGCCACCACTTGACCAAAACCTTTAATCTTAAAACTCCGGTCGATCGGCATCCGAAAATACCCCCGGTCCTCTTTCGCGGGGGTCCCTTTAATCATTTGGTCAAGTGTCCTTTTCAATTCCCAAATCCCTTCTCCTGTAACTACGGAGGTGGGAATGATGGGGGCATCTTGAAAAACAGTCCCTTTCAATAGATCTCTTATCTCTTCCTTTACCATTTCTTGAATCTCTTCCTCTACGGTGTCACTTTTTGTTAAAGCGACCAACCCTCTTTTGATCCCTAAAATCTTTATTATCTCCAGATGTTCAATCGTCTGGGGCCTTATCCCTTCGTTGGCGGCAATAACCAGAAGGACTAAATCAATAGTGGAGGCACCCGCAATCATATGGCGGATAAATTTCTCGTGCCCGGGAACATCAATGATTGTGGCATTTTCACCGTAGAAGGCAAAACCCAAATCGGTTGTCATCCCCCTCTCTTTCTCTTCCTTTAAGCGGTCGGGGTCATAACCCGTGAGAGCCTTAATGAGAGCGGTTTTGCCGTGGTCAATATGACCGGCGGTCCCAATTACACAATGCATCCCTCTCTATCCAGCGCTCTTTTCTCCCCTCGGCTTATTACCAATCTCTCTTTTCCTTTTCCGACAGGAAGGGATATTTAACTCCTCCCGATATTTAACCACTGTCCTTCGGGCGCACTTCACCCCTTCTTCTTGTAGTTTGCGGACAATCTGGGCATCAGTGAGGGGAGAAGATGGGTCTTCCTTCTCAATTAACTCCTTCACCCGCATCTTCACATCCGCTTTTGATTTTTCCCCCATCCCGGGTGATAAGAAGTGCCGAAGGGGGAAGATGCCCATTGGGGTGGAGAGATACTTCCGGGTGACGGCACGGGAGATGATTGAGGGGTGGAGGTTTAATTCTTTGGCACAATCCCGAACTGTTAGAGGAGAAAGTTGGCCGGTCCGAAAGAAAAGGCTCTGCCTCTCTACGATATAACTGACAACTTTATAGAGAAGGACTCTTCGCTCCTCAATTGCCCTAATCAGGTTTAAGGCATGACGGACCTTCTCCTTCGCAAAATCAACCTCTTCCTTGGTATGAGCCCTTGGGTTATTCAAAATTTCCCGGTAGTGGGGGGCGATGCGGAGATTGGGGAGATATTCCTCTCGGAAGAAAACACTTATCTTTTCTCCTTCCATCTTCACCTCAAAGTCCGGTTCAATATAGGTAAGGGGAGAAGAATAGTATTGGCGGAGGGGTCTCGGCTCTAAAATTTTTAGGTTTTCTAACGCCTTATTCACCTCGGCCAAATCTCTCTTCGTCTCCTTGGCGATTTTCTTATGGTCCATCTTAAGCCAACTCTCGTAAAAGTTTTTGACAATCTCGTATTCTAAGGAAGTGGGGGAAAATCCTCTCTTTTGCAATTGGATGAGAAAAGCCTCCTGACGATTAGCCGCACCAATCCCTCCCGGCTCCATCGATTTAATCACCTCCAAAATCTTCTCCAATTTCTCCTCCGTAATACCGAGAGATTGGCAAAACTCTTCTTTACTCATCGTCAAAAAGCCGTCTTCGTCCAAGGTATGGAGGATATACTCAGCATAGGGATAATCTTCTTTTGGTAGTTTGGCGCGGACGAGGGTGGCGATTGCCTCCAACGGATTTTCCGGTGCCGGGAGAGAAAATTCGGAAGCCTCTTCCTTCTCCGTAGGGAGAGAATAGCCCTCCTGGGGTAAGAGGTCAGCGTAGTCAAACTCCTCATCCCTGCCCTCTTCCCTCTCCACCGTCTCCTCTTCGGGAACCATCTCACCCTCTGTCACCTCTTCCAGGCAGGGATTTTTCTCAATCTCCTCTCTTAAAACCTGCTCCAACTCCATCACGGGGAGGGCGAGTAGTTTAAGATTAAGTAGCAACTGGGGGGTAAGGATTAATTTCTGTTGGAGGCTTAGTTCCTGCTTCATATCCGAAAACGGGCACCGAGATAAAACTTGCGTGCCGATTCGTTGGCGATTAATTCGTGAGCACTCCCCGCGAATAAAATCCGGGAATCGTAGATGAGATAGGCCCGGTCAGTTATCTCTAAGGTCTCCCGGACATTATGGTCGGTCACTAAAATTCCCAAGTTCTCCTTAGCTAAATTTCTAATGATATTCTGAATCTCCTCCCGGGCGATTGGGTCAATGCCGGTGAAAGGTTCGTCTAATAAAAGGAAACTGGGTTTGAGCGCCAGTGCCCGCGCCAATTCCGCCCGGCGCCTCTCCCCTCCGGAGAGGGTCTCCCCCCGGCGGTCCTTTAAGTGGCTAATTCCCAACTTATCTAAAATTTCGGATAAGGTTTCTTCTTTTCCCTGGTGGGAGTTCTCGGTCAATTCCAAAACGGCACGGATATTTTCTACCACGGTCAATTTGCGAAAGATGGAAGCCTCCTGGGGGAGATAACCGATACCAAGACGCGCCCTCTGATAAACCGGTAAATTGGTGATATCTCTGCCATCCAAAATGATTTTTCCCCCTTTTGGTCGCAAGAAGCCGATAATCATTTGAAAGGTTGTCGTTTTTCCCGCACCGTTCGGTCCTAAAAGTCCCACCACCTCTCCCCTCTGCACCTCAATTGTCACATTACTTACCACATATTTTGCTCCGTAGGCTTTTGAGATGTTTAAGGCATAAAGGCCAGAATTTTCCTTTTTCATTTCATCACCACCCGACCGTAGGCGATATTTTCTATTGTCATCTCAGAAATTTCGCCGTTGGCAATTTGGGCGGAAAAAGTTTCCCCCCCAATTTCTACCCTTTCGCCTTTTGTCTCGTAAACCAAAGAAACTTCCCCAAAGGCTTTAACCAGTTTCAAGGCACCTCCTTCCACAAAGAAGCGAAACTCCTTCCCCCGGACCTCCTCATTTTCGCCGATTAAATGAGAGTGACCTAAGGCGATACCCGAATCGCCCGTCACAAAATAGATAAGGGTGTCAGTGAAGAAGGTGCTATTTTTTTGCCGCACCGCCACATCGGGAGTGAAAATTACCTTCTCCCTTTCCCCATCGTAGATGAGTTCTTGGGCAACCACCTCAGTTGTCTCCTTCCCTTTTAGGAAGAGGATGGGCCTTTTGCTGGAACCCTTTTTTGAAGGTGAGTGGTAAACCGCATCGTATCCCTTAATCTCCACTTCTTTCTCTTTTAGGATTAAAAAGACCTCGCCACTTTTCGCCTCACGCTTTTCGCCATCCCAATAGAGGTGTTCGGTTAAAATTTTCAAGGAGGGGAAATCCAACCGGACATTCTTTTTCACCTCCGCCATTTTGGTATTAAGAGAATAAAAGATAGATTCACCCCTCAATTCCCCCTCTTCGCTTTTTATCGTAACCGAATCTAAGAGCAGGAAAAGGTTTTGGTGCGGGTGATAGAACCCAGTTTGGGCAGAGATTACTGTCTTTCCATCCCGAATGGTAACCCCTTCTGAGAAATGGGTAACCCTCCCTTCTTTACCCTGGATGATTGCCATCTTTCCCGCTTTAATCTCCGCCCCAGATAAAAGGGAGAAGAAGAGGCAAAGAAGGGGTAATTTTCTTCTATTTAAATTCATAGTCCGATTTCCCTTCAATTGGACTCTTAATGGTAATCTGAGAGAGATTGGCGTCAGCAATTAAGCCTTCACCTTCAAGAACGCTTGACCGATTTTTAATTTTAACTCGGGCATCGGTCTCAATCCTCTGCTCAGAATTATTCCAGATTAAAGAGTCAGTAAAGAGATAGGTGGAATCTTCCGTCGCCACCACCACCTCACCTTTGGCGAGGAGGTTGGAACTTTTAAGCCAAACCCGACCCTCGCGGGCGGTGAGCCGAGAGGTGACCCGACCATCAGTGAAAAAATAGACCCTTGGTTCTATCACCGCAATCTCCCCTTTCTCTTCGTAGAGGAGAGACTTTTCCGCATAAATCCGATAGAGCCTCTCCCCGGAAATTGATTCTTCCATTTCTAAGGAG contains:
- the selB gene encoding selenocysteine-specific translation elongation factor produces the protein MHCVIGTAGHIDHGKTALIKALTGYDPDRLKEEKERGMTTDLGFAFYGENATIIDVPGHEKFIRHMIAGASTIDLVLLVIAANEGIRPQTIEHLEIIKILGIKRGLVALTKSDTVEEEIQEMVKEEIRDLLKGTVFQDAPIIPTSVVTGEGIWELKRTLDQMIKGTPAKEDRGYFRMPIDRSFKIKGFGQVVAGTVLSGSCHLEETLEVVPKGFSVRVRRIEIHKKPVEKAELGERAALSLLVGEKEEILRGDVLVEPSALNPTHFLNAFLITIKDNPFPVKNRMAVKLHIGTKEALARVILLDKEELLPGESGYAQIFTEELVVAEVGDRFVIRSFSPPLTIGGGKVLELTERRGKRNDPSLLRHLLLLNSEEKKVQIAEMIRGRGLYPISEKELGRRVGLFFLSEKLNELQKEGKILQVEGYIATDCYREAKEKMEKILHIFHQENPFRKGMRIAELKSRLAKEMAEEVLEKALADLISENRISQEEDFVKIRGFEISLSKEERELMAKVINFLNKTGFSPPSREELKREFWQEKRLEKVLEVLKEKGELVEVENCLFPRETIERAKEILLNLLREKGEITVSEYREKLNTTRRYALPLLNYFDSQGVTIRRGIFRQLRK
- the rpoN gene encoding RNA polymerase factor sigma-54, giving the protein MKQELSLQQKLILTPQLLLNLKLLALPVMELEQVLREEIEKNPCLEEVTEGEMVPEEETVEREEGRDEEFDYADLLPQEGYSLPTEKEEASEFSLPAPENPLEAIATLVRAKLPKEDYPYAEYILHTLDEDGFLTMSKEEFCQSLGITEEKLEKILEVIKSMEPGGIGAANRQEAFLIQLQKRGFSPTSLEYEIVKNFYESWLKMDHKKIAKETKRDLAEVNKALENLKILEPRPLRQYYSSPLTYIEPDFEVKMEGEKISVFFREEYLPNLRIAPHYREILNNPRAHTKEEVDFAKEKVRHALNLIRAIEERRVLLYKVVSYIVERQSLFFRTGQLSPLTVRDCAKELNLHPSIISRAVTRKYLSTPMGIFPLRHFLSPGMGEKSKADVKMRVKELIEKEDPSSPLTDAQIVRKLQEEGVKCARRTVVKYREELNIPSCRKRKREIGNKPRGEKSAG
- the lptB gene encoding LPS export ABC transporter ATP-binding protein, yielding MKKENSGLYALNISKAYGAKYVVSNVTIEVQRGEVVGLLGPNGAGKTTTFQMIIGFLRPKGGKIILDGRDITNLPVYQRARLGIGYLPQEASIFRKLTVVENIRAVLELTENSHQGKEETLSEILDKLGISHLKDRRGETLSGGERRRAELARALALKPSFLLLDEPFTGIDPIAREEIQNIIRNLAKENLGILVTDHNVRETLEITDRAYLIYDSRILFAGSAHELIANESARKFYLGARFRI
- the lptC gene encoding LPS export ABC transporter periplasmic protein LptC, with product MRRFSLLLPILFLFCQKSSAPKEEKTPPSQITFSLEMEESISGERLYRIYAEKSLLYEEKGEIAVIEPRVYFFTDGRVTSRLTAREGRVWLKSSNLLAKGEVVVATEDSTYLFTDSLIWNNSEQRIETDARVKIKNRSSVLEGEGLIADANLSQITIKSPIEGKSDYEFK